The following proteins come from a genomic window of Flavobacterium crocinum:
- a CDS encoding porin family protein, whose protein sequence is MKKSMLIMCTLILCATVTAQTKKVRLGVKAGLNISSLSFDESEINSSNKSGFNAGLMAEIPVAKKFSIQPELVYSQQGMKFSYADAEVENSHYKSTISLNYINIPVMLKYYVVKGFSIQAGPQIGILLKAKNEYQDNFLGYENRENLNLKDYTNGIDTSVNFGLGYQFKDKFYADARYNISYSDIFKEANPTGNYIINSDMKNRVFQITIGYFFN, encoded by the coding sequence ATGAAAAAATCCATGCTAATTATGTGTACACTTATATTGTGTGCGACTGTAACAGCTCAAACCAAAAAGGTCAGACTGGGCGTGAAAGCTGGCTTAAATATTTCCAGTCTTAGTTTTGACGAGAGTGAAATAAACTCTTCAAATAAAAGCGGATTTAATGCTGGTTTAATGGCTGAGATTCCTGTTGCGAAAAAATTTTCTATTCAACCCGAATTAGTATACAGCCAGCAAGGAATGAAGTTTTCTTATGCTGATGCAGAGGTCGAAAATTCGCATTACAAAAGTACCATAAGTTTAAACTACATCAATATTCCGGTGATGTTAAAATATTATGTTGTAAAAGGATTTAGCATTCAGGCAGGACCGCAAATAGGAATACTTTTGAAAGCTAAAAACGAATATCAAGACAATTTTTTAGGATATGAAAATCGTGAAAATCTTAATTTGAAAGACTATACAAATGGAATAGATACTTCTGTAAATTTTGGCTTAGGCTATCAATTTAAAGATAAGTTCTACGCCGATGCAAGATATAATATCTCGTATTCAGATATATTCAAAGAAGCAAATCCGACAGGAAATTACATCATCAACAGCGATATGAAGAATAGAGTTTTTCAGATAACCATTGGTTATTTTTTTAATTAG
- a CDS encoding DUF389 domain-containing protein, with translation MRKITDLFNLREGEDDRAKTLETVRRNITFEGANLWILACAIIIASVGLNVNSTAVIIGAMLISPLMGPIVGAGFALGIYDFVLLKKSLKNLLNATAVSLAVSTLYFYLSPFKDVQSELLARTSPNIYDILIAFFGGVVGVIAVTRSEKGNPIPGVAIATALMPPLCTAGYGLATAQWSFFLGAFYLYCINCVFIGIATFLIIKYLNYRAVKQVDEKSQKRVKYIIVFLIIIMLLPSSYLAYSLYQEQQFKKNINIFIENEFTDKGYTIVYKKTDYTANAKNLELAFLSKRFSPSEIENLKTKLESNEYLSDTQLEIRQDTTDRFNTLKGDILNQIKGSENEMNLKDVKIMQLEKEIESNKIDNRQILKETSALFPSVSSISITKSTMINQRDSITTLTAVIYGSSTELSKTDNARLAEWLNERLKVKDVSLFKKN, from the coding sequence ATGAGAAAAATCACAGACTTATTCAATTTAAGGGAAGGAGAAGATGACAGGGCAAAAACATTGGAAACCGTAAGAAGGAATATAACCTTTGAAGGTGCCAATCTTTGGATTCTAGCCTGTGCCATTATTATAGCCTCAGTAGGACTGAATGTTAATTCAACAGCTGTCATAATTGGAGCAATGCTGATATCTCCTCTTATGGGCCCCATAGTAGGAGCAGGATTTGCACTGGGTATTTATGATTTTGTATTGCTTAAAAAATCACTTAAAAATCTGCTGAATGCTACGGCAGTAAGCCTTGCAGTTTCCACGCTTTATTTTTATCTCAGTCCCTTCAAAGACGTGCAGTCGGAATTACTGGCCCGAACCTCTCCAAATATTTATGATATCCTTATTGCATTTTTTGGAGGAGTTGTCGGAGTGATTGCCGTAACAAGATCAGAGAAAGGAAACCCTATCCCCGGTGTTGCCATTGCAACTGCCCTAATGCCTCCGCTTTGTACCGCCGGCTACGGTCTTGCAACAGCGCAATGGTCATTTTTTTTAGGGGCATTTTATCTTTATTGCATCAATTGCGTCTTTATTGGAATTGCTACATTTTTAATTATTAAATATCTTAATTATAGAGCTGTCAAACAAGTTGACGAAAAGAGTCAGAAACGCGTTAAATACATTATCGTTTTTCTAATAATAATTATGCTCCTGCCAAGCAGCTACCTTGCCTATTCGCTTTATCAGGAACAGCAGTTTAAAAAAAATATAAACATATTTATTGAAAATGAATTTACTGACAAGGGATATACGATCGTCTATAAAAAAACAGACTATACTGCCAATGCCAAAAATCTTGAGCTGGCCTTTCTTTCTAAACGTTTTTCCCCCTCAGAAATAGAAAACCTTAAAACCAAGCTGGAGAGCAATGAATACCTTTCGGATACACAATTAGAAATCCGACAGGACACTACCGACCGCTTCAATACATTAAAAGGAGATATTTTAAATCAGATTAAAGGCAGTGAAAATGAGATGAACCTAAAAGATGTCAAAATAATGCAGCTTGAGAAAGAAATCGAAAGTAATAAAATTGATAATCGCCAAATATTAAAAGAAACATCTGCATTATTTCCATCTGTCAGCTCAATCTCTATTACCAAAAGTACAATGATCAATCAAAGGGACAGCATCACTACTTTAACAGCTGTGATATATGGAAGCAGCACGGAGCTGAGCAAGACAGATAATGCCCGATTAGCTGAATGGCTCAATGAACGGCTGAAGGTTAAAGATGTCTCTCTATTCAAAAAAAATTAA
- a CDS encoding Ku family protein, which produces MRSIWTGSVSFGLINIPIKIFSAVEQSSLDMDMLDKKGHADIKFRRANEETGKEADFAKFAALFLKN; this is translated from the coding sequence ATGAGATCAATATGGACAGGTTCGGTGAGTTTTGGATTGATAAATATTCCAATCAAGATCTTTTCAGCAGTAGAACAGAGCAGTCTGGATATGGACATGCTGGATAAAAAGGGGCATGCCGATATCAAATTCAGACGTGCAAATGAAGAAACGGGCAAAGAAGCCGATTTTGCCAAATTTGCAGCGCTTTTTTTAAAAAATTAG
- a CDS encoding alkyl/aryl-sulfatase produces the protein METNNGIILFDIEYSPETLAKSIELYEKNRGKRPLKAVIISHSHADHFGGIDGIFKAGLATPEDFSSGRIPLIAPEHFVEEAVSENVMAGNVMARRAGYQYGNILESGPKGKVTAALGVVLADGASGLPIPNKLIKKNWETVDIDGVNFEFFLTPHAEAPAEMVFFIRKWKALSMAEDLNHLQHNIYTLRGAKSRDANLWAHYLGEVIARWGDEVEVNFGPHTWPVWDNKNVIEYMKTQRDLYQSIYNTVLRYANYGYGPDEIAEEAKLPDPVSNSWYNRPYYGHLKNNLKATYILNLGWFDGNAAKLATYPDDARGKRYVEVMGGERKVVDAAFKSFNLGDYRFTVDLLNNIVAYNGGNTEANYLMADALEQLGYQEENALYRNLYLSCAYELRIGGNVPNDLSTISPEVVGALPPELLISYLSMAVDPKKALALGNLNINLVIKGEAKFGLELHNGVLNSVSDYQSKNPMATLEISKSDLLSLMTGKVELDKLVSGGKAKIGGDGEVLKKLRTIFDLNIKNNMNLVLPLQAENRIK, from the coding sequence ATTGAGACTAACAATGGAATTATCCTATTTGATATTGAATATTCCCCGGAGACTTTGGCAAAGTCAATCGAACTTTATGAAAAAAATCGTGGGAAACGACCGCTAAAAGCTGTTATCATTTCTCACAGCCATGCAGACCATTTTGGAGGAATTGACGGTATATTTAAAGCAGGACTTGCCACTCCTGAAGACTTTTCCAGTGGTCGCATTCCATTGATAGCACCTGAACATTTTGTAGAGGAAGCTGTAAGCGAAAACGTGATGGCTGGTAATGTGATGGCTCGCAGAGCAGGTTATCAATATGGCAATATCCTTGAATCTGGGCCAAAAGGCAAGGTTACCGCTGCTCTTGGAGTAGTTTTGGCAGATGGAGCTTCTGGACTTCCGATTCCTAATAAGCTGATTAAAAAGAATTGGGAAACTGTCGATATTGATGGGGTGAATTTTGAATTCTTTTTAACTCCCCATGCGGAGGCTCCAGCTGAAATGGTGTTTTTTATCAGAAAATGGAAAGCGCTGTCTATGGCCGAGGACCTGAACCATCTGCAGCACAACATCTACACCTTGCGTGGTGCAAAATCGAGAGATGCAAACTTGTGGGCACATTACTTAGGCGAGGTTATTGCCCGATGGGGAGATGAGGTGGAGGTAAACTTTGGACCACACACCTGGCCAGTTTGGGATAATAAAAATGTGATAGAGTATATGAAAACTCAAAGAGATTTGTATCAATCTATTTATAATACAGTATTGCGCTATGCCAATTATGGTTATGGTCCGGATGAAATTGCTGAAGAAGCAAAGTTACCCGATCCGGTATCGAATAGTTGGTATAATCGCCCATATTATGGTCATCTCAAAAATAACCTAAAGGCAACATATATTCTTAATCTCGGGTGGTTTGACGGAAATGCAGCCAAGCTTGCTACCTACCCTGATGATGCAAGAGGGAAGCGTTATGTAGAAGTAATGGGGGGAGAGAGAAAAGTGGTGGATGCTGCGTTTAAATCATTTAACCTAGGCGACTATCGCTTTACTGTTGATTTGCTAAATAATATTGTCGCATACAATGGCGGCAATACAGAAGCAAATTATTTGATGGCTGATGCTTTGGAACAGCTTGGTTATCAGGAAGAAAATGCGCTTTATCGAAACCTTTACCTTTCTTGTGCTTATGAACTAAGGATTGGCGGGAATGTGCCGAATGATCTTAGCACAATTTCGCCAGAGGTTGTCGGGGCATTACCGCCAGAACTGCTTATCTCGTATTTGAGCATGGCAGTTGATCCAAAAAAGGCTTTAGCACTAGGCAATCTAAATATTAACCTTGTAATAAAAGGAGAAGCCAAATTCGGTTTGGAATTGCATAATGGCGTGTTGAATAGCGTATCAGATTACCAAAGTAAAAATCCAATGGCGACACTTGAAATTTCCAAGAGCGATTTGCTTTCTCTTATGACTGGAAAAGTGGAGTTGGACAAGTTAGTATCCGGCGGCAAAGCCAAGATCGGTGGGGATGGAGAAGTACTAAAGAAACTGCGCACTATTTTTGACCTTAACATAAAAAACAATATGAATTTAGTGCTGCCATTGCAGGCGGAGAACAGAATTAAATAA